A genomic window from Lotus japonicus ecotype B-129 chromosome 1, LjGifu_v1.2 includes:
- the LOC130734080 gene encoding uncharacterized protein LOC130734080: protein MGGKTAPPVKEVVSLIDQGKMRIEHENGNRMLPKVVTDPAVIQEMCSPWREALVISLLGKRLGFRTMKARLASVWRLVGDFDLLDIDNGFYMVKFDIAADRAKVMEGGPWMIFDHYLAVATWSKEFLSPLARVTKTLAWIRIPVGRPVRVDSNTLRAERGKFARICVELDLTLPVIGKVCIEGHWHRIEYEGLHVICTSCGCYGHRARECKAAPLAFMPPQPVVATTQVGQIQNPVANGVTVTGMEERERAAAEVSKTDVIMGEDSVGNMGEESAGKIQGNLNVGSAISVMPLPRREITKFLVIGWW, encoded by the exons ATGGGTGGGAAGACGGCTCCGCCGGTGAAAGAAGTGGTCAGCCTCATTGACCAGGGGAAGATGAGAATAGAGCACGAGAATGGAAATAGAATGCTGCCAAAGGTTGTTACAGACCCTGCCGTTATTCAGGAGATGTGCTCACCGTGGCGAGAGGCCTTGGTGATTTCCCTTCTAGGAAAACGCTTGGGTTTTAGGACCATGAAAGCCCGGCTTGCGTCGGTATGGAGGCTGGTTGGAGATTTTGATTTACTGGATATCGATAATGGGTTCTATATGGTCAAATTTGACATTGCTGCTGACAGAGCCAAGGTTATGGAGGGAGGTCCATGGATGATCTTTGATCACTATCTGGCAGTAGCTACATGGAGCAAAGAGTTTCTCTCCCCTTTGGCTAGGGTTACGAAGACGCTAGCGTGGATTCGTATCCCTG TTGGGAGGCCTGTTAGAGTTGATTCTAATACTCTTCGGGCAGAGAGAGGAAAGTTTGCTCGAATCTGTGTGGAGCTTGACCTCACCCTTCCAGTTATTGGCAAAGTTTGTATCGAAGGTCATTGGCATAGGATCGAGTATGAGGGATTACATGTTATCTGCACGAGCTGTGGGTGCTATGGCCACCGAGCCAGGGAGTGTAAGGCGGCACCATTGGCCTTCATGCCGCCACAGCCGGTGGTGGCTACTACGCAAGTAGGTCAGATTCAGAATCCTGTGGCCAACGGGGTGACGGTTACGGGGATGGAGGAGAGAGAACGTGCTGCCGCGGAGGTTTCTAAAACGGACGTGATCATGGGAGAAGATTCCGTGGGGAACATGGGCGAAGAGTCCGCAGGGAAAATTCAAGGCAATTTAAATGTGGGCTCCGCAATCAGTGTGATGCCGTTACCAAGGAGGGAGATCACGAAATTCTTGGTGATTGGTTGGTGGTGA
- the LOC130734086 gene encoding uncharacterized protein LOC130734086: MNGSPFCAEALALRDGLRLAWERGFRKIICESDSLEVVKVVQHGGRFDTHVHGQILSEIGELLNRKWRVELGWVAREGNMVADWLAKQGSLLSLCGFNVVDVTPPGLGLLLLKDSLGVA, from the coding sequence ATGAATGGGAGTCCCTTTTGTGCAGAAGCACTTGCGCTGCGGGATGGGCTTCGGTTGGCGTGGGAGAGAGGTTTCCGTAAAATCATTTGTGAATCAGACAGCTTAGaggtggttaaggttgtgcagcATGGTGGCAGGTTTGACACCCACGTTCATGGGCAGATTCTGAGCGAAATTGGTGAGCTTTTGAACAGGAAATGGCGTGTGGAGCTTGGGTGGGTGGCTCGTGAGGGAAATATGGTCGCAGATTGGCTTGCAAAACAGGGCTCTCTTCTATCTTTATGTGGGTTCAATGTGGTTGACGTTACTCCTCCCGGATTAGGGCTCCTTCTTTTGAAGGATTCCCTTGGTGTTGCTtag
- the LOC130731820 gene encoding uncharacterized protein LOC130731820 isoform X1: MDPNNMADLDIYDVVIDELINDTTIEDMMQEEMEFYQRRANTVRPKRTRKVIERDREAGNERLWNDYFSENPVYTEELFRRRFRMRKHVFLRIVGALGSHDPYFLMSVDAVGRQGLSPLQKCTAAIRMLAYGSPADSVDEYVRIGESTAIECLKNFVEGVCAVFGETYLRRPNQEDITRLLQWGESRGFPGMLGSIDCMHWEWKNCPVAWKGQFSRGDHGKPTIMLEAVASQDLWIWHAFFGIAGSNNDINVLNQSPVFNEVLSGNAPMVNFSVNGTMYNMGYYLADGIYPPWATFVKTIPMPQGEKRQKFAKRQEGARKDVERAFGVLQSRFAIVRGPSRFWHPNEMKSIMYACIILHNMCVEDERNTYRGNFVYDQVNNDILDAEVVSGPIPAFRNILERRAHQIDRSIHHQLQADLVEHIWQLPENENNEN, translated from the coding sequence ATGGATCCAAACAATATGGCCGACTTGGACATTTACGACGTTGTCATTGACGAACTTATCAATGACACGACTATAGAAGATATGATGCAGGAGGAGATGGAGTTTTATCAACGACGTGCCAACACCGTTAGGCCCAAGCGAACAAGAAaggtgatagagagagatcgtgaagcTGGGAACGAGCGCTTGTGGAATGACTACTTCTCCGAAAATCCTGTGTACACGGAAGAGCTTTTCCGACGAAGGTTTCGAATGCGAAAGCATGTGTTCCTCAGAATTGTAGGGGCCCTTGGgtctcatgacccgtactttttaatgtctgtcgatgcagttggaagacaaggcctgtcaccattacaaaagtgcaccgccgctattcgtatgttggcgtacggatcacctgctgacagtgttgacgagtacgttcgaattggtgaaagtactgcaattgagtgcttaaagaattttgtggaaggtgtgtgtgcagtatttggtgaaacatacttgaggcgcccgaaccaggaagacattacccgcttacttcaatggggcgagtctcgtggatttccaggtatgttgggttctattgattgtatgcattgggaatggaagaattgtccagttgcgtggaaaggtcaattcagccgaggtgatcatggaaagcccacaatcatgcttgaagcagtggcatcacaagacttgtggatttggcatgcattttttggcattgcaggTTCTAACAATGACATTAATGTGCTAAATCAATCTCCGGTTTTCAATGAGGTTTTGAGTGGAAATGCTCCCATGGTGAACTTTAGCGTGAATGGAACAATGTATAACATGGGATACTATCTAGCAGACGGTATATATCCCCCGTGGGCtacatttgtgaagaccatcccaatgccgcaaggagaaaaaaggcaaaaatttgcgaaaagacaagaaggagcaagaaaggacgttgaacgtgcattcggcgttctccaatctcggtttgcaatagttcgtggtccatcacgcttttggcatccgaatgagatgaagtcaataatgtatgcttgcatcatattgcacaacatgtgtgttgaagatgagcgcaacacgtaccgaggtaattttgtttatgatcaggtcaataatgacatattggatgctgaagtagtaagtggtcctattcccgcttttagaaatatcttggaaagaagagcacatcaaattgataggtcaattcatcaccagcttcaagcagacttggtggagcatatttggcagcttcccgaaaacgagaataatgaaaattaa
- the LOC130731820 gene encoding uncharacterized protein LOC130731820 isoform X2, which translates to MDPNNMADLDIYDVVIDELINDTTIEDMMQEEMEFYQRRANTVRPKRTRKVIERDREAGNERLWNDYFSENPVYTEELFRRRFRMRKHVFLRIVGALGSHDPYFLMSVDAVGRQGLSPLQKCTAAIRMLAYGSPADSVDEYVRIGESTAIECLKNFVEGVCAVFGETYLRRPNQEDITRLLQWGESRGFPGSNNDINVLNQSPVFNEVLSGNAPMVNFSVNGTMYNMGYYLADGIYPPWATFVKTIPMPQGEKRQKFAKRQEGARKDVERAFGVLQSRFAIVRGPSRFWHPNEMKSIMYACIILHNMCVEDERNTYRGNFVYDQVNNDILDAEVVSGPIPAFRNILERRAHQIDRSIHHQLQADLVEHIWQLPENENNEN; encoded by the exons ATGGATCCAAACAATATGGCCGACTTGGACATTTACGACGTTGTCATTGACGAACTTATCAATGACACGACTATAGAAGATATGATGCAGGAGGAGATGGAGTTTTATCAACGACGTGCCAACACCGTTAGGCCCAAGCGAACAAGAAaggtgatagagagagatcgtgaagcTGGGAACGAGCGCTTGTGGAATGACTACTTCTCCGAAAATCCTGTGTACACGGAAGAGCTTTTCCGACGAAGGTTTCGAATGCGAAAGCATGTGTTCCTCAGAATTGTAGGGGCCCTTGGgtctcatgacccgtactttttaatgtctgtcgatgcagttggaagacaaggcctgtcaccattacaaaagtgcaccgccgctattcgtatgttggcgtacggatcacctgctgacagtgttgacgagtacgttcgaattggtgaaagtactgcaattgagtgcttaaagaattttgtggaaggtgtgtgtgcagtatttggtgaaacatacttgaggcgcccgaaccaggaagacattacccgcttacttcaatggggcgagtctcgtggatttccag gTTCTAACAATGACATTAATGTGCTAAATCAATCTCCGGTTTTCAATGAGGTTTTGAGTGGAAATGCTCCCATGGTGAACTTTAGCGTGAATGGAACAATGTATAACATGGGATACTATCTAGCAGACGGTATATATCCCCCGTGGGCtacatttgtgaagaccatcccaatgccgcaaggagaaaaaaggcaaaaatttgcgaaaagacaagaaggagcaagaaaggacgttgaacgtgcattcggcgttctccaatctcggtttgcaatagttcgtggtccatcacgcttttggcatccgaatgagatgaagtcaataatgtatgcttgcatcatattgcacaacatgtgtgttgaagatgagcgcaacacgtaccgaggtaattttgtttatgatcaggtcaataatgacatattggatgctgaagtagtaagtggtcctattcccgcttttagaaatatcttggaaagaagagcacatcaaattgataggtcaattcatcaccagcttcaagcagacttggtggagcatatttggcagcttcccgaaaacgagaataatgaaaattaa
- the LOC130734545 gene encoding rac-like GTP-binding protein ARAC8 → MASTASRFIKCVTVGDGAVGKTCMLICYTSNKFPTDYIPTVFDNFSANVVMEGITVNLGLWDTAGQEDYNRLRPLSYRGADVFVLAFSLVSRASYENVLKKWIPELQHFAPGVPVVLVGTKLDLREDKHYLADHPGLVPVTSEQGEELRKQIGATYYIECSSKTQQNVKGIFDAAIRMVIKPPQKQQEKRKKPRRGCFLNVLCGRNIVRHN, encoded by the exons ATGGCTTCAACAGCCTCAAGGTTCATCAAGTGTGTCACTGTTGGGGATGGAGCTGTAGGGAAAACTTGCATGCTCATTTGCTACACTAGCAACAAATTCCCCACG GACTATATCCCCACAGTGTTTGATAATTTCAGTGCAAATGTGGTCATGGAAGGCATTACTGTCAATTTAGGCCTCTGGGATACAGCTG GGCAAGAGGATTACAACAGGCTGAGGCCTTTGAGCTACAGAGGGGCAGATGTCTTTGTCTTGGCTTTTTCTTTAGTTAGCCGTGCGAGTTATGAGAATGTGTTGAAAAAG TGGATCCCTGAGCTCCAGCATTTTGCCCCCGGCGTCCCGGTGGTACTAGTTGGAACCAAACTGG ATCTCCGCGAAGACAAGCACTATTTGGCTGATCATCCTGGCCTGGTGCCCGTGACTTCTGAGCAA GGTGAAGAACTCCGCAAACAAATTGGAGCGACCTATTATATTGAGTGCAGCTCAAAAACTCAGCAG AATGTCAAAGGAATATTTGATGCTGCCATCAGGATGGTCATCAAGCCTCCACAAAAGCAacaggagaaaaggaaaaaaccaCGGCGAGGCTGTTTCCT AAATGTCCTCTGTGGAAGGAACATTGTTCGACATAACTGA